Within the Paenibacillus sp. AN1007 genome, the region GCCATCCACCGAATAATCCGGCGATGACACCGGAAAGGCCGCCCCAAGCCATTGTATACACCGCCTGCCCGGAGGAACGATAGGGCCTTGGAATAAACAGCATGGTGAGCTGCGTACCGACATAGAAATAACCGCCAAACGTGACAGAGTGCATCAACTGAATAAATACAACCTCCAGCGGGTTAGACGCCAGAGCCATGAGCTGCCAGCGCAGCGCAAACAACAGACTGACCACGATGAGCGAGCCGAGCAGCATGCTCATTTTGCGTTTAAGCAGCCGGTCAAGCAGCAGGAACACACCCACTTCAAGAATGGAAGATGTGAAGATGGCCCAGCCGACCATCTGCTTGTCGCCGCCCATCTCTACAATATATAGCGACATAAAGGTACTATTCATAGCATTAGGCACCGAAACAAGCACCCCAAGTCCGATGAAAATCATAAAATACGGATTAAACATAACTTTGCCGAACCGCCGGAATGTAATAACGGGTGTGTCTGAGGCGATGGGCTGCCTTGGCAGGAACACGGACAAGACAAAGGCAGTAGTGATCATGCATGCAAATATAATGGATACACTGCTTACGCCATAACGGTCAATAACCGGCCCGGCGGCGGCCGCGGTCAGTGCCCAACCCAGCGAACCCCAGAGCCGAAAGGTGCCGAATTTTTTCCCGGTGCCATCAATGTACCCAAGAATCAGACTGTTGGTTTGAGCGAATAGCGGACTCTGAAAAAAATAAAAGATAATCATAGCTGCATATATCCAGGCATACGTGGGCGCGTAAAATACCCCTTGTGCGAGCACAAAGGTACCTCCCATCATGATCATCAGCACGATCCGAATATTGCGTGACTTATCGCTCCAGTAGCCCCAGAACGGATTGGCAAAGAGGGATACAAAGGGACCGATGGCCATCAGGCTGCCAATCTCCAGTTTGGTCATACCAATCTCTTGTAGATAGAGCTGCAGGAATCCGGCGAAGATCGAAATGGCTCCGTAAATGAAAAAATTATATAGTTTCAATGAGGCCAGCGAAGATGTGCCTCTCACAGGTGCAGATCTGTCCAATTGAGCCATTCCTTTCCGAATCAAATCATATTGTTCAATGTATCATTTGTTGAAAGGGGATTCAATGTATAGAATAAATGGATTAAGGTGATGTCCTGCTCCAGCGAGTAATGTAAATGCAGGATGATGACCCACGGTCCACCGTGTAAACTGTAACTCATATGATAGCTGCGATATCCGAACTGAACTTCCAGGACGTGTAGTTAGCCTTAAATGAATCATACTTTTATTTTATTATAAGCTCATGGTACTACGGGGAGGAGGTTGGCGATGGAAGCAAAAAAATGGACAGGCATTATACTGGCAGGCGGATTATCCAGGCGAATGGGG harbors:
- a CDS encoding MFS transporter is translated as MDRSAPVRGTSSLASLKLYNFFIYGAISIFAGFLQLYLQEIGMTKLEIGSLMAIGPFVSLFANPFWGYWSDKSRNIRIVLMIMMGGTFVLAQGVFYAPTYAWIYAAMIIFYFFQSPLFAQTNSLILGYIDGTGKKFGTFRLWGSLGWALTAAAAGPVIDRYGVSSVSIIFACMITTAFVLSVFLPRQPIASDTPVITFRRFGKVMFNPYFMIFIGLGVLVSVPNAMNSTFMSLYIVEMGGDKQMVGWAIFTSSILEVGVFLLLDRLLKRKMSMLLGSLIVVSLLFALRWQLMALASNPLEVVFIQLMHSVTFGGYFYVGTQLTMLFIPRPYRSSGQAVYTMAWGGLSGVIAGLFGGWLFQSFGAEVMYSIGVFFSLIGAAGFATMWLWNRRNGYQPTVLTEMGSMDEDR